The following coding sequences lie in one Alicyclobacillus curvatus genomic window:
- a CDS encoding universal stress protein, which yields MRRILVAIDGSETKKLVETVNSLMGAFEDAHLTAMYVTPTETLRYGNVPEHYEKAMVERLRSHALHTLFHKWGHRVMFHNERGHPVDALCKAAISLDADLIVIGSHTRGTLDRLLLGSTSQGVVHRSEIPVLVVKE from the coding sequence ATGCGAAGGATACTCGTGGCAATCGACGGCTCTGAGACGAAGAAATTGGTGGAAACGGTCAACTCGCTCATGGGTGCTTTTGAAGATGCTCACCTGACTGCAATGTACGTGACACCAACGGAGACTCTCCGGTACGGAAACGTACCAGAGCACTATGAGAAAGCCATGGTAGAACGCCTGCGGTCCCACGCACTTCACACCTTATTTCACAAGTGGGGACACCGTGTCATGTTTCACAACGAACGCGGACACCCAGTCGACGCCCTCTGTAAAGCTGCCATTTCGCTTGATGCAGATTTGATTGTTATCGGCAGTCACACACGGGGCACGCTAGATAGACTATTACTCGGTAGTACGAGTCAGGGTGTTGTTCACCGCTCGGAGATTCCTGTTCTTGTTGTAAAGGAATAG
- a CDS encoding HesB/YadR/YfhF family protein — MHIDCDKKALQWFRSELGVGRGDAIRFFVKYGGDGAVHPGFSLGISVEPPKNVAAEAELDGIRLFIRDEDAWYFDNRDLTIMAIADEVEYLVG, encoded by the coding sequence GTGCACATTGACTGCGACAAGAAAGCGCTACAGTGGTTTAGGTCGGAACTTGGTGTAGGACGGGGAGACGCGATTCGGTTTTTTGTCAAGTACGGCGGTGACGGGGCCGTGCATCCTGGGTTCTCACTTGGGATTAGTGTGGAACCGCCAAAGAACGTGGCAGCAGAAGCTGAACTCGATGGCATCAGACTATTCATCAGAGACGAAGATGCGTGGTATTTCGACAATAGAGATCTGACGATTATGGCCATTGCCGATGAAGTTGAGTACCTCGTTGGGTAA
- a CDS encoding TIGR04053 family radical SAM/SPASM domain-containing protein, producing MNQAVARLQDRNLKRNFNRDIKRDFNQNPFIVIWEVTRACQLHCLHCRAEAQRHRDERELTTEEGFALIDAVAEMDHPLLVFTGGDPLERPDLYDFIRYGRSKGLQVSITPSATPKVTAQAIADAKAAGLERWAFSLDGWCAEIHDKFRGTKGSYDRTITALGILRDEGIPIQINTTVTRYNLDDLERIAQVVESYGAVLWSVFFLVPTGRARAKDMVTADEHEAVMNWLYERSKRSSFDVKTTAAPHYRRVVLQHLHDAVEPALLQSDPLRSTRGVNDGNGFVFISHIGDVYPSGFLPVKAGNVRETSLSQLYRESPVFKSLRDVNQLKGKCRVCEFRQVCGGSRARAYALTGDYLESDPSCAYVPRALAAPN from the coding sequence ATGAACCAGGCGGTTGCTCGTTTGCAAGACAGGAATCTCAAGCGGAATTTCAACCGGGATATCAAGCGGGATTTCAATCAAAATCCGTTTATTGTGATTTGGGAAGTGACCCGTGCCTGCCAACTTCATTGTCTGCACTGCCGAGCAGAAGCGCAGAGACATCGGGATGAGCGGGAATTGACCACGGAGGAAGGGTTCGCGCTGATAGATGCCGTCGCGGAGATGGATCATCCGCTGCTGGTCTTCACCGGCGGCGATCCGCTCGAACGCCCGGACCTCTACGATTTCATCCGCTACGGTAGGAGCAAAGGGCTGCAGGTGTCCATCACGCCAAGTGCAACGCCAAAAGTGACCGCACAGGCGATTGCTGACGCCAAAGCAGCCGGTCTGGAGCGGTGGGCGTTTAGCCTCGACGGATGGTGCGCAGAAATTCACGACAAGTTCCGCGGTACCAAAGGGTCTTATGACAGGACGATAACAGCACTGGGAATTTTGCGCGACGAAGGCATTCCGATTCAAATCAACACGACGGTGACGCGGTATAACCTAGATGACCTTGAACGGATTGCACAGGTCGTGGAATCTTACGGGGCAGTCTTGTGGAGCGTGTTTTTCCTTGTCCCCACAGGGCGGGCGAGAGCGAAGGACATGGTGACCGCCGATGAGCACGAAGCCGTGATGAATTGGCTGTATGAGCGTTCGAAAAGAAGTTCTTTCGACGTGAAGACGACTGCTGCCCCGCATTATCGACGGGTCGTGCTGCAACACCTTCATGATGCCGTCGAGCCAGCTCTGCTGCAGAGCGATCCGCTGCGTTCCACACGCGGCGTAAACGACGGCAACGGGTTTGTCTTCATCTCGCACATCGGCGATGTCTACCCAAGCGGATTTCTTCCCGTCAAAGCGGGAAACGTGAGGGAAACCTCGTTATCACAACTGTACCGGGAATCACCAGTATTCAAATCACTTCGCGATGTGAATCAGTTGAAGGGCAAGTGTAGGGTTTGCGAGTTTCGCCAAGTCTGCGGGGGGTCTCGCGCACGGGCGTACGCGCTGACAGGCGACTACTTGGAGAGTGACCCGAGTTGTGCGTACGTTCCACGTGCTCTGGCCGCCCCGAACTAG